From Panthera tigris isolate Pti1 chromosome B4, P.tigris_Pti1_mat1.1, whole genome shotgun sequence:
AGAATATGGTGAATTCGTGGTAAAGAAAGACGGGCAGTGTGTTCCAAGAGCACAAATGAAGGTGCTTAGCCTACTTAGTCCAGGGACTTCAGGAAAGGTTTCTCAGAGGTAAATCTTTAAGAATGTGGATAAAGGGCATTTGGGCTGAGAGCCTTGAACCTTCACTGAGGACTTGGCCTGGGGCCCATATGTACCCTTCGACCTGCTAGGGAACCTTCCAGGGATTTAGGGAAGTGACTGGTGACTGCTTCCCCCTCCCACTTAGTTAATGGACTAGAGTTCTGTGGTGTTGCTGTCTTTGAGTCCTTGTCACCCGcgctccccacctctgcctgaTCTCCAGTAAACTGAAGATGCAGGGGAGTCTAGAAAGACCACGTCCACCCACAGTAGGATGGAAGATCCATTACTGGAATTGGTCTCGTGTAAGCTTTCCGAAAAACAATCTTCATAAAAATGTATTGGACTTCAAAGACcgttccccactctctctctttcagtgcCCGAAGTGACGAAACCAAGTTTAAGCCAACCAACGGCCGCCAGCCCAATTGGCAGCTCTCCATCGCCACCAGTCAATGGTGGCAACAATGCCAAAAGGGTGGCAGTGCCGAACGGACAACCGCCAAGCGCCGCCCGCTACATGCCTCGGGAGGTGCCGCCGCGATTCCGTTGCCAGCAGGACCACAAAGTGTTACTAAAACGTGGGCAGCCCCCTCCACCATCCTGCATGCTCctcgggggcggggcagggcctCCTCCCCCCACGGCACCCGGAGCAAACTCCAACAACGCACAAGTGACAGGAACGCTGCTGCAGAGTGACGGTGGGACTGCACCAGGTGAGGAATTGGGGTCGGGAAGTGATTTCCTGGCAGCTTTAAAGAGAGCAAGCACTTCTTTTGTACTGCCTGGTATAGGGTCCCCAAAAGGCTTTTGGGGTCACTCCCAAGACAGGAGAGGCTCCCTGCACGAGATGTGTCCCAGCACTTCTCTTCTGAAACTGGGTTTTAGTGTCCAGTGTGTGCTGTTGGCAGGAGAGGCTAATGTGGCTGCCATACGTCATCCCCATTTGgggccttttttcctttcctgacaAGCGCATGATAAACTCGAGCCTCCATGGTTCCAGCTGTCACCACAAGTGTGTGCCCAGGATATGATTGGAGGTGGGGCTAATGCAGAGGCTTGTTCTGAATCCTGGCTGCCCCTGTTGATGTTCGCAGAACGctgcggggcagagagagaaccgtCTCTTCGATTACAGTATAAGAtcttgggggtgggaaggggataCCAAACAATATCattctatcattttttattagattttttaaaatcattgtttcTTTAGAGGATTTTGAACTCTGTTAAAAACTATAtgtagataggggcgcctgggtggcgcagtcggttaagcgtccgacttcagccaggtcacgatctcgcggtctgtgagttcgagccccgcgtcaggctctgggctgatggctccgagcctggagcctgcttccgattctgtgtctccctctctctctgcccctcccccgttcatgctctgtctctctctgtcccaaaaataaataaaaaacgttgaaaaaaaaattaaaaaaaaaaaactatatgtagATATAAGGGATCTTTAGCTGAAGGGCTCTACTAGaagttttgagagtttttaataGATGAATACTAAATCACCTGATAGCAAAGAACCTCCAAACATCACCTCCcgctttttttaaagcttattaacAGATGTCTACTtagctcttaaaaattttttttgaggctgTACTAGAAAGGCTTGAACATCATCAAGCCTTGGCAAGAACAGTAAATTGGTTATTGTTAACTGTAGCATGCTTCTAGTTAATAGTTCTGAGTTTGAACACAGAAATGCCTAGAAAATTCTATTACTGTCTCATGTGCAGAGTAAAAATGGAGACAAACCTCATGGTGACAGATGCTTCATACAGGCTTTTCTGTGGTGGCCCCTCATAAGCATTTGCGAAAGGAAGTATGTGAGGAGTGGTCTCGTCGAGTGTTTCTGCAGCCAAATCTAGCCAGACCTGGATGCAGACATGGTTCTGGGTCCAGTGTGAGTCAGATTCTCTTGTTTGCATTCTTAAAACCAAGGAGGCCACTAAATCTGAAGAGTTTGAGATTCTCTGCTTCCCTACTTTTATATGGCTCTATGTAAGattttttcaactttatattGATTTAAGACTTCTTGGTTAAAGTAACTAAAACAAGTTCAGAAGAAATTACTGGGTTAAAAACAtgtcctttctcccctctccccccaaatatGATAAATTCCTCCAAAATATGTGCTCAGCCAGACTAATTTATCAGATTAAGTTCCTTAGGCATACAAACTGATTCCTGCTTGCCTGCCCCAGCATCTAGCTGGGTGGGCGTTCATCATTCATCAGGTGCTTACTGAGCAGTGATGCCCTGGCCACTATGTGGAATTCAAACGTGAGCAAGATAGGGTCTCTGCCTAAGAGGGGGAGCTCTTGCGGAAGTCTCTGTGCTAATGTGGGGAAGGAACATGTGACCACGGCTCCACAGCACTGAGCAAAGTGGCTCTAGACAGGGAAGGGCATTTTCAGATgatgaacttaaaaacaaacaaaaaaacctcctagAAGAAACGGCACTTGAACTAGGCCCAGAAAGATGGGTAAATTTCAGTATGTGCATTCAGGAGGAAAAACCAGTAGGTGCCAATGTGGAATGGTGCCAGGATGAGAAGGCACGAGTTGTGGAATGTCAAGTAGTGTGGAATGTCGACATCTACATAGAAACCAGTGGAAGATAAGATTAGAAAAGTCATTTGGGCCCAGGTTGTGTAGCATCTTGATCAAACTCCAGGCCAGAGAGTTTAGCTTTATTATTGTGCGCTAGGAAACTGTTGGAAGCTTCCCCTACAGCAGTGATCTAATCGAAGCTGTGCTTTAGAACAATTACTCTAGCCAGGGGTGTTTAGAGTAGATTCGAGATACAAAGCAAGGTCAGGGTGTTACTGCATTGTCTCAAGATATGAGAAGGCCCTTCTCTGTCAATAGAAAAGacaaggggaggggcacctgggtggctcagtcggttaagcatccaacttcagctcaggtcatgatctcacagttcgtgagttcgagccccacattaggctctgtgctgacagctcggagcctggagcctgcttcagattctgtgtctccctctctctctctgcccctccccgacttgtgctctgtctcactctctctcaaaaataaacattcaaaaaaaaaaaaaaaaagacaagggaatAGCTTTGAGAGATGTTGTGGAGTTACACCTAGCAAATACACCAACCAggcaaaatgaaagaggagatgaCTAAGGTGTGACACGGTTTACTAAGACAGGCAACTGGCTAGAGAAGCTAGTCTGTGGGGAAACGTGATGAGCTCTCTTAGGGGCACTTTGAGCTTGAGGTGTTAATAGAGCGCGCGTGTGTAGCTGTGATTGATGAGACCATCTCTTCCCCAGAGTCAACCCTTGGAGGTGCTGCTGCTTCAAATTATGCAAATTCCACTTGGGGCCCGGGAGCCTCCTCCAACAACGGCGCCTCCCCCAACCCAATTCACATCTGGGACAAGGTGATTGTAGACGGGTCTGACATGGAAGAGTGGCCTTGTATCGCCAGCAAAGACACTGAGTCTTCTTCCGAAAACACCACCGATAACAACAGTGCCTCGAACCCTGGCTCTGAGAAGAGCACTCTGCCAGGAAGCACCACTAGTAACAAAGGAAAAGGGAGCCAGTGCCAGTCTGCAAGTTCTGGGAACGAATGTAATCTTGGGGTCTGGAAGTCTGACCCTAAGACTAAATCTGTTCAATCTTCCAACTCTACTACAGAGAGCAACAATGGACTAGGAAATTGGAGGAATGTGAGTGGTCAGGATAGAATTGGACCTGGCTCTGGCTTCAGCAACTTTAACCCAAATAGCAACCCATCTGCCTGGCCAGCGCTGGTCCAAGAAGGAAATCCTAGGAAAGGGGCATTGGAAACGGATACTAGTAATTCCAGTGCACAGGTTAGCACAGTAGGTCAGGCATCCAGGGAACAGCAGTCAAAGATGGAAAATGCGGGTGTTAATTTTGTTGTCTCTGGCAGAGAACAGGCTCAAATTCATAACACTGATggaccaaaaaatggaaacactaactCCTTGAACTTAAGTTCACCAAACCCCATGGAGAATAAGGGAATGCCCTTTGGAATGGGCTTGGCGAACGCCTCCAGGAGCACTGATGCCCCTTCACAAAGCACTGGAGATCGAAAGACTGGGAGTGTTGGATCTTGGGGTGCAGCTAGGGGGCCTTCTGGAACTGACACAGCCTCTGGACAAAGCAATTCTGGAAACAATGGGAACAATGGAAAGGATAGAGAGGACTCCTGGAAAGGAGCCTCTGTTCAGAAATCAACTGGGTCAAAAAATGACTCTTGGGACAACAATAACAGGTCTACGGGTGGGTCCTGGAACTTTGGCCCTCAGGACTCTAATGACAGCAAATGGGGTGAAGGGAACAAAATGACATCTGGGGTCTCTCAGGGAGAATGGAAACAGCCGACTGGGTCTGATGAGTTGAAAATTGGAGAATGGAGTGGTCCAAACCAACCAAATTCTAGCACTGGAGCATGGGACAATCAAAAGGGCCACCCCCTCCCTGAAAACCAAGGCAATGCCCAGGCTCCCTGTTGGGGAAGATCTTCCAGCTCCACAGGAAGTGAAGTTGGAGGTCAAAGCACTGGAAGCAACCACAAAGCAGGAAGTAGTGACAGTCATAATTCTGGCCGTCGGTCATACCGGCCCACACATCCTGATTGTCAGGCTGTCTTACAGACTCTTTTGAGCCGAACTGATTTGGACCCCAGGGTGCTCTCAAACACTGGCTGGGGCCAAACTCAAATTAAGCAGGACACGGTGTGGGATATCGAAGAGGTGCCAAGGCCTGAGGGGAAATCTGACAAAGGAACTGAGGGGTGGGAGAGCGCTGCCACACAGACCAAGAACTCAGGGGGCTGGGGAGATGCACCCAGCCAAAGCAATCAAATGAAGTCTGGATGGGGGGAGCTCTCAGCCTCTACAGAGTGGAAAGACCCCAAGAACACAGGAGGCTGGAATGACTACAAGAACAACAACTCTTCCAACTGGGGAGGCGGCCGACCAGATGAAAAGCCATCTTCCTCTTGGAATGAGAACTCCAGCAAGgatcaggggtggggagggggacgcCAGCCCAATCAAGGATGGACTTCTGGGAAGAATGGTTGGGGAGAGGAAGTCGACCAGGCGAAAAACAGCAGTTGGGAAAGTCCTGCAAGTAAACCCGTGTCTGGGTGGGGCGAAGGAGGGCAGAACGAAATCGGAACTTGGGGGAACAGTGGGAATACAAGCCTAGCTTCCAAAGGCGGGTGGGAAGATTGCAAAAGGTCTCCAGCATGGACCGAGACAGGCAGACAGCCCAATTCCTGGAATAAACAGcaccaacagcagcagcagccacagcagcCACCGCCACCACAACCAGAGGCTTCTGGTTCATGGGGAggcccacccccagcacccccaggcAACGGACGACCTTCCAATTCCAACTGGAGCAGCGGGCCACAGCCAGTAACCCCTAAGGATGAGGAACCCAGTGGTTGGGAAGAGCCATCCCCACAGTCAATTAGTCGGAAAATGGACATCGATGATGGCACTTCCGCATGGGGAGACCCTAACAGTTATAACTACAAGAATGTGAATCTGTGGGATAAGAATTCCCAAGGGGGCCCAGCACCTCGAGAACCAAACCTGCCCACCCCGATGACCAGTAAATCAGCATCAGGTAGGCAGTGGCCTTTTTTCTTGTGAAAAATCCTAAAGGAGGGCATTATTATTAAGCTTCATTTACTCAGCCTTGTTCTGGAAATCTTTCCTACGTTAACCCTACTCTGCTGTTTACAGAATCTCCTTTTTTATGAGATGATAGCAATAACAGATGCTGGTGGTAcattttaatgttctttcttgGCAGAAGCGAAAAGACGCCATCCCTGTGTTAGTCTCCCaaagtttgggggttttttttgttttttgggtttttttttgctttgtgtgggtttgttttttttttttaattgtattggtCTGCAGAATCCAAAAAATACAGCTCACTAAACAAACTACACTCCAGGCTTTAAAGTGAAGAATTAAAATAGTAGCAGAAATAGACCTGGTTTCCATTCGAGTTCTACCCGTGGACACATCCTCGGTGTTTCTCCTTCCCCAGCAAAGGGGAAGTATTTTGTTGCTCTTGCTGGGGCCATCAGAATGCTCTAGCCCAGCTGGGGTCTGGAAGGCTTCAGTCACTCTCCACATGATTTTTAATGATCACCTCTGGAAGTGAAGTGCTTTGTAAAAGAAATTGTTCTCTCCTGATAATCACTTGCTCAGAATtaagcttttcttcttcctttgtttgaaTAGAAACATCATACCtgataaattaaaagtaatgcTGGTAATATCATCTTTGGCACTGTCAACTTGAATGTCCCCATAAAGCATAGAATTCAACAAATTAAGGGAATGCACTGTTCAGATGGggtattttttgtgtttgttttttagttaaaattaatCATAGTTAGTTACCCACTCCCCGAGTAAGCCTTGGGGAGTGTTCAGTGAATGCGGTTACGGCCACTTACAAAATGATTGCTTTTAACTAGTtctttttcccccccccccccaaatattgaAAAGtatgaggaaggaaataaagattgtTCATTAAGTCCCTATCTAGCATAAAATCTgctaacatgtaaaaaaaaattatccatatAGTAAAAACCTCCAAACTgtacagaaaagcaaaatgtaatatataaatgaatcttAGCCCCTAGAATCTCTTCCCACAGGTAATCTTTTAGAGTTTTGTGTCTCATTCAAAAATTTTGTTCCTTACCTATACCAAAATCTGTCTCCCCTTTACAGATTTGACACAGAAGGAATTGCTGTTCTCCGCCTTGCCTTTTTCACCCTACTTTAAAACTTTCCATGTTAGCATGTacgtttttgtcttttgttttgtgtacAGTATTGATTTCATGGATGACACGATTGGTCGGACTAGCCCTTTTTTGATAGGTATTTAGGTTGCTTCCGAAGCGTTCTCAACAGCGATAGAGCGTTGTTGTACGTGTCATTTCACGTACTTTCCAAGTATATCTATGCTATAATTTCCTGGCAACGGAATTACTGGGCCCGAAGTTAAAGCAACAATACCAGTTGCCCCCTACGAGGcaactgtatttctgtatttgtatttctgccaGCAGAACATAGGAGTGACTGTTCCTctcaccttctccccaccccctacccctggATGTTGAGATGTTTCATTTCACAAATCATTCTTAgagacacattttctttctttacagtcTGGAGCAAAAGCACACCACCTGCTCCAGATAATGGTACTTCAGCTTGGGGTGAGCCAAATGAAAGCAGTCCTGGGTGGGGCGAAATGGACGACACTGGAGCATCGACCACGGGCTGGGGGAACGCACCCTCCAACGCTCCAAATGCCATGAAACCTAGTAAGTTTAGAGCATTGTCTGCGAGGGATTTTCCATTAATTCGGGGGTCAGACATTTTGGTGAGGGCTGCTGTAATGTTTAAACTGTCATTTCAGTGAGATTCAGGACCGTGAACCTTTAATAGATGATTAGTAACAAGTGGCCGTGACTTAGCTTTGGGTATTAACATGTTTACGTTGAACTAGAAGTCATaagttaattttgttgattttattttaagttaggTTTAGTATCTGGCCAGAATTGAAATGGTGatgtggtactttttttttttttttttttgccagtaacTTAAATACTGCTCACCATACctattttgcattttgcatttttgcCCCTTTGttagtataatttaaaaagattttcctgGCTTTTTAATGTGGAACATAGCCTCTGCTGCCCAGTGACTTCACCCTTCTGTTTTCCTTGTCCCTTTGTGTCTCCTCTCATACTCCCACCCACATAGGAACGTTGAAGGTTTCTTGAACCCAACAAAGATTGCttcatttggattttttataCAAAGCATGTCACACTTATTCATAATCGTTGAAAGTCTAAGCTTTACTTGATCCAGCTGGCAACGTGTTGTCACAGCAGTTTGCAAAACTTTGTAAACCGATGCTATGGAATGTCTCGTAGGAAGTTCCTCCGTTGAAAAATTGAGTTTCAAGTGCCCATTTTCACTTGTTTGtagttttcttaaaaagtattCCAACATCTCTTTTCTGCCATATTGCAGACTTAAAgaattatcttcttttatttttaaagtgtggtcATATCGAATTCTCAAAATTTGAATGAGAATAATTCTGTTATCAGTTTTATTGTGTGATATTTCTGACTCTTCTAGTGCCCATGAAGAAGTACAATCATTGCTGTATTCTAGAAGTTCATTCTTGTGTCTGTAATTTGACTGCAGTTTAAAAATTATCAATCTCCTTCCCTGCATAGAAATAGCTTTATAAAGACCTTGATTTCATCATGATTTTCACAGTAAAACTGGTCGTATCATCACGGGAAATACCATGCCATAGACTTGAAATAGACCCGAAATGCTGGTGGAAGATATTAACCAGACCCTTGGCACAAGGAGGTACTTCAGCAGTACTGTCGGGATTTTTAGGTGTCTTTCCCAACCTCAGAATCACCCTTCCTCCATCACAAAACTTGCACTTTTCTCCAGATTTTTAAGAAAGTCTTCTATTCTTCAGGATCCTCTGTAGTTAAAGCTATAGTTATACTTATCTTTTGTCTGAGCAATGTGAATGTAGAAGGGGGTAGAATATTTGCCTGGCCGTATAGATGGATTAGATAAGATGGCAAATATCCCAGAATGCCGTGTTCGTAAGGACCAATCGTTGTGGTTATTGTTATATGTAGCTGTTGCATACAgtccctccattttttttcttaaagattccAAATCTATGCAAGATGGCTGGGGGGAGAGTGACGGTCCAGTGACGGGAACTCGCCATCCCAGCTGGGAAGAGGAGGACGATGGAGGAGTCTGGAATACCGCCGGCTCTCAGGGAAGTGCTTCCTCCCACAACTCAGCAAGCTGGGGACAAGGAGGAAAGAAGCAGATGAAGGTAGCCCACTTTAGAAATGTTCGAGCTTGTTTCTTCATTCTTAGAAGGCAGAACTGAGAATTTTCTAATGGAAGGAGCCCTGAGGTGCTAAGTaagggggaaaatattttcttaagagCAAATTGAGTACTTCCTCTTTACTCCTCATCTTCCTTCCCCATGACCTTGAAACCTCGAACCTCAGAGCTGTTGCTGTGGGTAAAGTGGAATTTTCAGagacaggagattttttttttcacttttagtttCCATATTATAATTCTTCAGAAGCTTTCAAGGCAcactttgtaaatgttttatgctTTTGCATTCTAAAACCAAGGAAGGCCTTAGGGTAAGTCCCCATGATATatagaagagaaaccagagtaagATAGCTTTTCCAGTGGCAATCAGCGGGATTGGTTTTTCTCTGATGCGTCCAGAACCGTCCTCCCAGCAAAGCAAAGTGCCGGAGCACAAGCCTGATGCAGCAACCAGGTGATGTGCCTACGTCCCGTACCAGCTTGCGTTTGAAAGCTGTTGGCTTTCCATATCTTGGAGCAGCTCCACGTCCCCCTTGATGTGCCTAATTCGATGAGGACTTTGGTTTCAATGTAGAACAGGTCTTTGAACCTGAACCACTCTCTCAGCAGAGGTGTTCTTTTCCCTTCCACAGATAAATTGATGGAAATTAGAAGTGGGCAGCCATATAATTTCAAGTTCACAGTGAATAGTGTCCTGGTTTCAAATACCAAGGGCCGTCCTAGAAGGTCTTCAGTTGGCTAAGGGGGCTGCGCCTTCGTCACTTTTTGCTGTAGGATATTAATTTTGTTCTGAACATAGTAACTCAATAGCCTAAGAGCACAGGTAGTTCCTGTTGGAGACATCCCGTTTAAGCGCCTGTTACAGTTTCCCTTCTGAGGACTTCTTTCTGTTCGCCCTAGTCACAAAAGGAATTATTCAGTAAACTCCTCAGCATTTTTGTACTCTCAGGCTATCTGGCCTGTTGTGGTCTTGTTTTTGTCATTTACAAACTCCCAttgagaaggaatgaaaaggcAGTCAAGGGAGACTGCTTACTGACCAGAAGTGACCAGGGGGAAGGTGCTCACCCACTCAGGCTGCCCCAtgactgaccttttttttttttttaaactgatcgTGATGCAGATACagataacataaaatgtaccgTTTTAACCACCTTTAAGTGTGCACAGTTCAGTAGCATTGAGTACATTCAGCACCATTCAACACTAGATGATGTGACCATCAACACCATCTAGACAcaaaactcttttcatcttgcaaaactgaaactccgtTCACATTAGGCAAATCTACcaattctcccctccctccactgaGGGCTTTTTTGACCTTAAAACCTGTAACTGAACTTAAATTAACTTACTCGCTTCCAAGAATTAATAACACCGACATAACAAATACCATCAAAACACAGTTTTTATTTGAAGAATGCACAAATGCACAAAGCCCCGTCACCACCTCTCCCCACCAAGTCCTCATCATAGTCCAACCTGCCTTCTCTGCAGAAGTAAAGTGGAGCTGATAGGGGTCCTCTTCAGGGAGAAGCTAGGTTGTCccttcttaagaaataaaaactcacatCCGCCTTGCTTTACAGTAAGATCAGGGATGGTGTCTTTGGCTAGGCGTCTTTCCCACTGGGGACCCATGTCCTTTATACTACGTAACAAGCAGATGAAGCGCTGCATAGATGAGTCCTCATTGTATCCACACAGAGACTAATGACCAATTTAAATAACCTATTTAAATAGGCTAGTGCCTATTTATTTTCCAGATAATAGGCACTAGCATcaaactctttcttttcttttaatacaaaCTGGCTTAGGTTACAAGAAGATACGAAAAGGGAAAGTACTAGCATGCGAACATTGTATTTTAGAAAATCTGATATTGACCTTCTACTTATAAGGTAAAAACACCAGCTGACTATATGTTTTTCCAGTTACTTCTAATTCAGTGTGAcgaataaaataagaatgaaaacatagatAGAACTAGAGAACTTACTCTTCCAGACTAactgaaaatatcaaaataaccACAGTTAAAGAGGGAAATTTGGGTTCAAAAAGGTAAACTGTTGGTTCTGCATTTTCAATCAGTACTTAAATGCAACTCAGCTATGAAgtgagattaaataaattatttggttCTGAGGTTACACATTTCATTTCTGTAGTGTTCACTGAAAGGAGGAAACAATGATTCATGGATGAATCCTCTTGCCAAACAGTTTTCAAATATGGGATTGCTGGTAAGTTTCATTTTCTCCTGTGTATAATATACCCCATCTTTTACTTTTAGCACAAATGTTAAGACCACTGTCACATATAGTTCAAAATTCtagatttaggggtgcctgggtggcttagttaggcatctgacccttgactttggctcaggtcatgatctcacagttcatggtttcaagccctgcattgggctctgcactgacagtgcagagcctgcttggcatcctctctcttcctctctctctctgccctttccccctcaaaataaataaataaactttaaatctgtcttaatttaaaaaacaaaacaaagttacaGATTTGGAAACTGGTTAAACAATGTGTCTCATTTGGATTgagcaatatttattttctcttatttttaatgaaataactcCAATACTTAGAGGTTATGACTTTTGAATTTGTAGTCCTTGTACCCTTTTCCTTAGGTGGTTAGGGGAAGAAAGAACCAGGCCCTTGAAACTTACATAATTTTCCCTGACTACTGCTGTACcagttttaatattataattttgaaaatgacaaCAACTGCACAATAACTagagaaattatttataattaattatataggGAATTCTTgtaggatttctctctctctctcttttttttaatctcttgggAACATCGTGGGGACACCCCGTCCCTGGTTGCCAAAAGACAAACGGCTTGACTTGGCTGCACATTTCCAGATTTCATGACTTGACAAGTCACGAGAAGAAGTTGTCGTCATTTGGCTGACACTCCTGGAATTTGATCCCGAGCCGACTGGAACTTGAGGACAGGGTTTTATTTCTCTGAGCAGCTATTTAGCTGTTGCTCTGTCCGTAGAATTGCTGAAACTGACTGATTCTATGTGAAAATCGAATTTACAAATGTAGACCCAGCAGCAATCAAATTGGTCATATTATAAATGATAATTGTCTTCATTCCCGTGTAAGGTTCACATCAAAGGACCTTGTGTGGTCCCACTAGTAAGCTGTCACTCCCACAtaaataatgcctttttttttctctctgattcaaACATTGAATTGAAACCTTAATCCTCCCTCACCGTTGCTTATTTTTCAGAGTCAAACTGAAGATAATCCAAGCAGCAAAATGGATTTGTCTGTAGGTGTGTATCACTCCACTAATGTGAACGGGATATATTGTTGTTAATGATGTCACGTTGGTTCCCTCCTCCATTTGCCGGGCTGGGTGCTAGTCAGCAGACACGAAGGATCGTCCTACACACTAGGTAGGGACTGAAGACTGAAATGGCTGCAGGATCCAAGAAAGTAACGTAAAGGAGTGGGGTATGCCAGGTATAAGAAATTGGGACTCGGGGGCCACCTGTGAGGCGGCCACTTGACCGCCCTTGGCAGTTGTTGCCTTGGAGGGTAAAGGCCCAGCTTTGTCAGCAATTCAGACATATGTTGAcatcctgatttttaaatactggaaactaattcagattttaaaaactgtggtgTGTGGCCGAACAAAATATGTCTGTGGCCCCGCCAGACTCCCCTCTCAGATTTCTCATCGCGTGTGCACCGAGATGTTTCATTGCTGACGAGCTGTCCCAGTGCAAGTGGAGCAGATGCCGTGTCAGCCCTCAGTCTGTGGGCTCCTCACCGTGATGCTGTTGCTCACTTTGAGGACCTGAAAAAGAATCAAACcgagaagaaagtaaaacagtCCTGGGTCATAAGGGAAATAGCCTTTGATcgatgatattttaaaatctaagaatgacagggcgcctgggtgactccgttaagtgtccgactcttgatttcagctcaggtcatgatctcatggttcgtgagttcgagccccgagtcggactccgtgctatcagcgcagaagctgcttgggattctctctctctctttctttctctgcccctcccccactcgctcgcaagtcagtctctctctc
This genomic window contains:
- the TNRC6B gene encoding trinucleotide repeat-containing gene 6B protein isoform X6 encodes the protein MRIPFGSTLISFREKEQEREEQLMEDKKRKKEDKKKKEATQKVTEQKTKVPEVTKPSLSQPTAASPIGSSPSPPVNGGNNAKRVAVPNGQPPSAARYMPREVPPRFRCQQDHKVLLKRGQPPPPSCMLLGGGAGPPPPTAPGANSNNAQVTGTLLQSDGGTAPESTLGGAAASNYANSTWGPGASSNNGASPNPIHIWDKVIVDGSDMEEWPCIASKDTESSSENTTDNNSASNPGSEKSTLPGSTTSNKGKGSQCQSASSGNECNLGVWKSDPKTKSVQSSNSTTESNNGLGNWRNVSGQDRIGPGSGFSNFNPNSNPSAWPALVQEGNPRKGALETDTSNSSAQVSTVGQASREQQSKMENAGVNFVVSGREQAQIHNTDGPKNGNTNSLNLSSPNPMENKGMPFGMGLANASRSTDAPSQSTGDRKTGSVGSWGAARGPSGTDTASGQSNSGNNGNNGKDREDSWKGASVQKSTGSKNDSWDNNNRSTGGSWNFGPQDSNDSKWGEGNKMTSGVSQGEWKQPTGSDELKIGEWSGPNQPNSSTGAWDNQKGHPLPENQGNAQAPCWGRSSSSTGSEVGGQSTGSNHKAGSSDSHNSGRRSYRPTHPDCQAVLQTLLSRTDLDPRVLSNTGWGQTQIKQDTVWDIEEVPRPEGKSDKGTEGWESAATQTKNSGGWGDAPSQSNQMKSGWGELSASTEWKDPKNTGGWNDYKNNNSSNWGGGRPDEKPSSSWNENSSKDQGWGGGRQPNQGWTSGKNGWGEEVDQAKNSSWESPASKPVSGWGEGGQNEIGTWGNSGNTSLASKGGWEDCKRSPAWTETGRQPNSWNKQHQQQQQPQQPPPPQPEASGSWGGPPPAPPGNGRPSNSNWSSGPQPVTPKDEEPSGWEEPSPQSISRKMDIDDGTSAWGDPNSYNYKNVNLWDKNSQGGPAPREPNLPTPMTSKSASVWSKSTPPAPDNGTSAWGEPNESSPGWGEMDDTGASTTGWGNAPSNAPNAMKPNSKSMQDGWGESDGPVTGTRHPSWEEEDDGGVWNTAGSQGSASSHNSASWGQGGKKQMKCSLKGGNNDSWMNPLAKQFSNMGLLSQTEDNPSSKMDLSVGSLPDKKFDVDKRAMNLGDFNDIMRKDRSGFRPPNSKDMGTTDSGPYFEKLTLPFSNQDGCLGDEAPCSPFSPSPSYKLSPSGSTLPNVSLGAIGTGLNPQNFAARQGGNHGLFGNSTAQSRGMHTPVQPLNSSPNLRAQVPPQFISPQTCLVGGYGMNTAEVELFQHHRKLRVSASMLKQFPNSGLNPGLFNVGPQLSPQQIAMLSQLPQIPQFQLACQLLLQQQQQQQLLQNQRKLSQAVRQQQEQQLARMVSALQQQQQQQQQQQQQQQQRQPGMKHSPSHPVGPKPHLDSLVPNALNVGLPDLQTKGPIPGYGSGFSSGGMDYGMVGGKEAGTESRFKQWTSMMEGLPSVATQEANMHKNGAIVAPGKTRGGSPYNQFDIIPSDTLGGHTGPAGDSWLPAKSPPTNKIGSKSSNASWPPEFQPGVPWKGIQNIDPESDPYVTPGSVLGGTATSPIVDTDHQLLRDNTTGSNSSLNTSLPSPGAWPYSASDNSFTNVHSTSAKFPDYKSTWSPDPIGHNPTHLSNKMWKNHISSRNTTPLPRPPPGLTNPKPSSPWSSTAPRSVRGWGTQDSRLASASTWSDGGSVRPSYWLVLHNLTPQIDGSTLRTICMQHGPLLTFHLNLTQGTALIRYSTKQEAAKAQTALHMCVLGNTTILAEFATDDEVSRFLAQAQPPTPAATPSAPAAGWQSLETGQTQSDPVGPALNLFGGSTGLGQWSSSAGGSSGADLAGASLWGPPNYSSSLWGVPTVEDPHRMGSPAPLLPGDLLGGGSDSI